The window GTCGTCTCCGGTTCCTCGAAGTTGATGTGGTTGACCTTCAGGAGCGCAAAGTAGCGCTCGTTTTCCTTCGGGCTCCTGATCTCGCCATCGACCGTGTCGCCGGTCTTGAGCGCGAAGCGGCGTATCTGGTTCGGGCTGACGTAGATATCGTCAGGGCCGGGCAGGTAGTTCGCCTCGGGGCTGCGGAGGAAACCGAACCCGTCGGGCAGCACCTCGAGCGTGCCCTGGCCGAATATCGGAACATCCTGTTCGGCCATCTCCTTCAGGATGGCGAACATCAGATCCTGCTTGCGCAGAACGCTGGCGTTCTCGACACCGATCTCTTCGCCGAAGGTGAGCAGCTCTTCGGGCTTCCTGTTTTTCAGTTCCTGGAGGTTGAGCGGCTTGTGCTCGCTCGTCGTGACTTGCGTTTCTTCTGCTTCGCTCATGGCCATGGCGGACCTTCTGAAGGCGGACACACAGGAGGGGAACGGGTGTCCGCTGGATATGGGGATGTTGGCTTTGACGCTTCCTGAACCGCTGCTCCGCAAGGAATGGAGCTGGTTCTCGTAACCGGACCGTGTTGTCGGATACCTGCGTTTTCGCTGAGACCCCTGAATAATAGGATCGGCAGAGGTCGGAGTCAAACAACAAGCGCATCGGGACCGCATTCAAGGATCGCGCCGGTCGACGCCCCGGGCACCGGGGGTGACCATGCGCCGCGTTGTATCGGAAACCCGACCGGGAAGCTGCGCTCCTCGAACCCGAACAGGTGTACGTACCGGAACGCCATGAGTACGCTGAACGGCAGGGCCGGGATTGTCGCGGGCGGGGCAGAGACTGGTGTCAGCCAGATGACATGCCACCAGATGATGGGGGGCCAACGTCACTGTCGGTAATGTCACCGTCGGTGCTGTGCGGGTGTCGCCCGGGAGCGTCCTCGGCCCGATGGGAGAAGACCGCGCCGCCAAGGTGGGCCCGTCCAGGTCTTCGGGGAGGCAGTCGGCAAAAACAGAAGGCTTCAGGCAGCACTGCCGCCTGAAGCCCTATCCTGTTCCCGCTTGTTCGTCTCCGTCTTCATTCGCTTGCGGGCACAGTCGTGGCATAGAAAGCGCTTTCGCTCTCATCGATTAGCAGGCCGGAAATGCCTCTAACGATTCCTCTAACCTTTCCGTCTACCAGCAACGTTGAGTCTCCGTTCTCGTACAGGTTACCTTGCAGAGAGGTGAAGAGGCGGGATTCGGGTCATTATCCGAACCGCCCTCGAAACGCTTGATATCACCGTTTAGATTGCTTAGAATCCTTGGACTGCCACCGACGGACAACACGAGGTTTCCGCGACCCTTGAGTTCCCCCGTATAGTCGTTATTCAACAACGCAGGGGCGTTCGGGTCGCTAATGTCAAACCCGCTGAAATCGGTTGCACGTGTCGTGACCGTGCCGTCATCGAAATTGGCCTTGATTGTGAGATTGCTGCGTTCGAGATCACTTCCGTCCATGCCCTCGCCGGCGGCCGTTATGTCCATTGTGACATATCCCTCCATGGTGGCCTTCCCGGCCCGGGCCTCCCTGGAGAGGTGGAACCGGAACTTCAGGATCGGGGCACCTACGGCATCGCCTCGCGGAGTTTCGGTCGCTCCGCATCGCAGGCCTGCCTAGCGATGCGGTGTCCCGGTTCTGCAGCCGCGAACACGCGCTTGCCCCATGCGTGTCCCCAGCGCCTTCATCGTGAAGGCTCGATGACAGTCGTGCATGGATCGGCCATTCGTCGAATGGCCCTGTCGCCGGGCCCGCCCGAGCGGCTGCGGGACCGGGTCGGCGAGGCTCAGTCGCCGCTCAGGGTCCGTCGCACGGCGGCGCGCCACCCTGCGTAGTGCATGTCGGCATCCTTGCGGTCCCGTTCGGGGGTGAAGCGGCGCTCGCGCGCCCAATCGGTGCTGAAACCGTCCATGTCGGGCCAGACACCGGCCCGGTGACCGGCCAGCCAGGCCGCTCCGAGGGCAGTGGTCTCGGTGATCCCGGGCCGGTCCACGGTCGCCCCCGAGATGTCGGCCAGCGCCTGCATGGTCCAGTCGCTGGCGGTCATGCCGCCATCGACCCGCAGAACGGTCCCGGCGTCCGCGTCACGCCAGTCGGTCCGCATGGCTTCAAGCAGATCCCGGGTCTGGAAGGCCACGCTCTCCAGTGCGGCGCGGGCCAGCTCCCTGGGCCCGGTGCTGCGGGTCAGGCCGAACATGGCGCCACGTGCGTCGGCATCCCACCACGGCGCTCCGAGCCCGGTGAAGGCAGGCACGAGATAGACCCGCTGGCCGGGATCGGCAGCTTCGGCGAGCCGCTGGGTCTCGGAAGCGTCGCCGATCAGCCCGAGCCCATCGCGCAGCCACTGCACCACCGCACCGGCGATGAAGATCGAACCCTCAAGCGCGTATGTCGTCTGACCGTTGAGTCGATAGGCAATGGTGGTGAGCAGGCGATTGCTGGACGGCACGGGATCGGTACCGGTGTTGAGCAGGGCGAAGCAGCCGGTGCCGTAGGTCGATTTCATCATGCCGGGCGCAAAGCAGGCCTGCCCGATGGTCGCGGCCTGCTGGTCGCCCGCGACGCCGAGGATCGGGATCGCCGCGCCGAGAATGTCAGGGTCGGTCGTGCCGAAGTCGGCCGCGCTGTCGCGTACTTCCGGCAGCACCGACATCGGCACCCCGATCAGCGCGCAGAGCTCGGGATCCCAGAGGTTCGAGCGGATGTCGTAGAGCATGGACCGGCTGGCATTGGTTGCATCGGTCGCGTGGACCGCACCGCCGGTCAGATGCCAGATGAGATAGCTGTCGACGGTGCCGAAGCAGAGTTCATCCGCCTCGGCCCGGGCCCGTGCGCCCTCGATGTTGTCGAGCTGCCAGGCGATCTTGGTGCCCGAGAAGTAGGGGTCGAGCAGCAGGCCGGTGCGTTCCGTGACGAGCGCCTCGTGCCCGGCGTCCTTCAGCGCCCGGCAGGTCTCGGCCGTGCGGCGGTCCTGCCAGACGATGGCGTTGTCGATCGGGCGTCCGGTCGCGCGGTCCCAGACCAGCGTCGTCTCGCGCTGGTTCGCGATGCCGATGGCGGCGATGTCCGAGGCCTGGATGCCGGCATTGGCGATCGCCTCGCGGCAGGTCTCGACCGTCGTGCGCCAGATGTCGCCGGGATCGTGTTCGACCCAGCCCGATTGCGGCAGGTGCTGGTCGAACTCCTGCTGCGCCATGGCGACGATACGGCACCCGGCATCGAAGATCAGCGCCCGGCTTGATGTGGTGCCCTGGTCGATGGCGAGAACATGACCCATCGTCGCTTCCCTCACGTGCGTCTGCCGCCCGTTCCGCGTCTCCGTCTCCCGTTCAGCCGTAGACCAGTCTGGGCAGCCAGATCGTGATCTGCGGGAACAGCACGCAGATGAAGAGGCCCAGCGCCTGCAGCGCCAGGAACGGCAGCGATGCGGCGTAGATCTGGCCCATCGTCACCTGCGGTGGCGCGACGCTCTTGAGGTAGAAGAGCGCATAGCCGAACGGTGGTGACAGGAACGACATCTGCATGTTGACCATATAGACGACGGCGAACCACAGGGCGACGTTTTCGGGATCGACACCGGGCATGCCGAGAATGCCGTCGAAGGTCAGCGACTTCACGATGGGCAGGAAGATCGGCACGGCCAGCAGCAGGATGCCGACCCAGTCGAGGAACATGCCGAGCAGGACGAGGATCACCATCATGACCAGCAGGATGCCGTAGGGGCCCAGGCCCGTGCCGATGATCATGTCGTTGACGAACTGCTGGCCGCCGTTCACGACGTAGAAGCCGACGAACATCGTCGCGCCGAAGACGATCCAGAGCACCATGGCCGAGACCTTCGCCGTCGTCACCGCGGCCGAATGGAGCGCCTCCCACGAGAGCTTGCGATGCGTGCCGGCGACGATCAGTGCGCCGAAGGTGCCGATGCCTGCGGCCTCGACCGGTGTTGCGATTCCGGCAAAGATGACGCCCAGGACCAGGATGACCAGCACGATCGGTGCGGCCATGCCCTTGAGAAGCTGGAGCTTCGCGGCCGTCGTGATGCGCTCGGAGGGATCGAGCGCCGGGCCGAGCGACGGGTTGATGTAACAGCGGATCGTGACGTAGGCGATGTAGAGACTCGAGAGCAGCAGGCCGGGAATGACCGCGCCCAGGAAGAGCTCGCCGACCGACTGCTGCGCCACGACGGCGAACAGGATAGCCAGAATCGAGGGCGGGATCAGGATGCCGAGCGTGCCGCCGCCCAGGATCGACCCGGCTGCGAGGCGGACATCGTAATGGCGTTTCAGCATGGCCGGCAGGGCGATCAGGCCCATGGTGACCTCGGTCGCGCCGATCACGCCGCACATGGCCGCGAGCACCGTGGAGGCCAGGATCGCGGCGGTCGCCAGGCCGCCCTTCAGGCCGCCCAGACACTTGTAGATCACGTCGAACAGCTGCTCGATCACGCCTGCCCGTTCGAGCACCGATGCCATGAAGATGAAGAGCGGGATGGCCGAGAGCTGGTAGTCGGTCATCAGCGGGAAGATGCGCGACGGCAGCATGTTGAGCATCGCCGCATCGCCGAACAGGAAGAGGAAGATGCAGGCCAGGCCGCCGGTGACAAAGCTGAGCGGCAGGCCCGCGATCAGCAGGATTGCGAGCGAGCCGAACATCAGGAGCGTGAGCCCCTCGATGCTGATTTCCCATCCCATCAGGCAGCGCTCCGCCGGGTCATGTCGTGGCCGGCAACGGTCGCGATGTCGCGCAGCACCCGTGCCAGTCCCTGCAGAACGAGCAACCCGGCACCGATCATGATCGAGGCCTTCACGGGCCAGTACTGGATCGCCCACTCGGTGAAGGAGACTTCCCAGACCATCGCGGAGTCGCTGAAGAAGATGTAGCCGGTCCAGAACAGGGACACCGTGAAGACGAAGAAGAAGACCGACGTGATGAGATCGAGGATCGCCCTGGTCTTACCGGAGAGACCGGCATAGACGACGTCGACCCGGACGTGGGCATTCTCGCGCAGGGCGAACGCGCCGGTCAGCAGGTACTGCATGCCGAACATCAGGAACATGCCCTCGTGCACGAAGTTCGTGGGCGAGTTGAAGACGTAGCGGCAGACGACTTCGTAGTAGTAGGCGAAGACCGCGATCAGCGCCCACCAGGCGACGAACTGTCCGACCCCGCCGTTGACCGCGCCGATAATGCGGACGTAGCCGGCACCGGGACCCGTGTAGGACGCCTCCTGCGGCGGCCTTTCGTGTTCCTCGACCTCTTCCATGAGGTGCGAGGGCATGATGCGTCCGGACTCGATCTCCCGCCGATGGCGCGCCAGCCGCGGGACCATGACGAGGTCCACAGCCAGGGCCAGAACGATGATGACTCCGGCAACCGAACTGATCATGCTCCAGGAGTC is drawn from Rhodospirillales bacterium and contains these coding sequences:
- a CDS encoding TRAP transporter small permease subunit, yielding MPEIDFVLPHWAYWSGLVVFPVFAFIMLRCERAVGGARLVSTPVAYLFLVTGGFLGLHRLYLRNRWWWAYVPFVLLILHANVQLDDARNAESEARNARMVAEFRLELAQEKADDGDSEAAEAVEGWNQELAAVDRSAADAQAARDSWSMISSVAGVIIVLALAVDLVMVPRLARHRREIESGRIMPSHLMEEVEEHERPPQEASYTGPGAGYVRIIGAVNGGVGQFVAWWALIAVFAYYYEVVCRYVFNSPTNFVHEGMFLMFGMQYLLTGAFALRENAHVRVDVVYAGLSGKTRAILDLITSVFFFVFTVSLFWTGYIFFSDSAMVWEVSFTEWAIQYWPVKASIMIGAGLLVLQGLARVLRDIATVAGHDMTRRSAA
- the glpK gene encoding glycerol kinase GlpK; translated protein: MGHVLAIDQGTTSSRALIFDAGCRIVAMAQQEFDQHLPQSGWVEHDPGDIWRTTVETCREAIANAGIQASDIAAIGIANQRETTLVWDRATGRPIDNAIVWQDRRTAETCRALKDAGHEALVTERTGLLLDPYFSGTKIAWQLDNIEGARARAEADELCFGTVDSYLIWHLTGGAVHATDATNASRSMLYDIRSNLWDPELCALIGVPMSVLPEVRDSAADFGTTDPDILGAAIPILGVAGDQQAATIGQACFAPGMMKSTYGTGCFALLNTGTDPVPSSNRLLTTIAYRLNGQTTYALEGSIFIAGAVVQWLRDGLGLIGDASETQRLAEAADPGQRVYLVPAFTGLGAPWWDADARGAMFGLTRSTGPRELARAALESVAFQTRDLLEAMRTDWRDADAGTVLRVDGGMTASDWTMQALADISGATVDRPGITETTALGAAWLAGHRAGVWPDMDGFSTDWARERRFTPERDRKDADMHYAGWRAAVRRTLSGD
- a CDS encoding TRAP transporter large permease subunit, with protein sequence MGWEISIEGLTLLMFGSLAILLIAGLPLSFVTGGLACIFLFLFGDAAMLNMLPSRIFPLMTDYQLSAIPLFIFMASVLERAGVIEQLFDVIYKCLGGLKGGLATAAILASTVLAAMCGVIGATEVTMGLIALPAMLKRHYDVRLAAGSILGGGTLGILIPPSILAILFAVVAQQSVGELFLGAVIPGLLLSSLYIAYVTIRCYINPSLGPALDPSERITTAAKLQLLKGMAAPIVLVILVLGVIFAGIATPVEAAGIGTFGALIVAGTHRKLSWEALHSAAVTTAKVSAMVLWIVFGATMFVGFYVVNGGQQFVNDMIIGTGLGPYGILLVMMVILVLLGMFLDWVGILLLAVPIFLPIVKSLTFDGILGMPGVDPENVALWFAVVYMVNMQMSFLSPPFGYALFYLKSVAPPQVTMGQIYAASLPFLALQALGLFICVLFPQITIWLPRLVYG